The Micromonospora sp. WMMD961 genome has a segment encoding these proteins:
- a CDS encoding menaquinone biosynthesis protein — translation MAERIARPRVGHIQFLNCLPIYWGLMRSGALLDVDLHKDSPDRLSAALVAGDLDIGPITLLEYLRHADELLLLPDLAVGSDGPVLSVNMVSTRPLGELDGARVALGSTSRTGVMTAQLLLAEQYGVRPDYFRCPPDLTQMLLEADAAVLIGDVALRAYYEAPQRGLTVTDLGQAWREWTGLPMVFAVWAVRRDFAAAHPGMVKEVHEAFLRSRDLCLAELDQVAEAAARWETFDAATLATYFRALDFSLGGRQVAGLREWARRATAIGEAPALPDGGPEFFAG, via the coding sequence ATGGCTGAGCGCATCGCACGCCCGCGGGTCGGGCACATCCAGTTCCTGAACTGCCTGCCGATCTACTGGGGTCTGATGCGCTCCGGTGCGCTGCTCGACGTCGACCTGCACAAGGATTCGCCGGACCGGCTGAGCGCGGCACTGGTCGCCGGGGACCTCGACATCGGCCCGATCACGCTGCTGGAGTACCTCAGGCACGCCGACGAGTTGCTGCTCCTGCCGGATCTTGCGGTGGGCAGTGACGGGCCGGTGCTCTCGGTCAACATGGTCTCCACCCGGCCCCTGGGCGAGCTGGACGGCGCCCGGGTGGCGCTCGGCTCGACCTCGCGGACCGGGGTGATGACGGCGCAGCTGCTGCTCGCCGAGCAGTACGGCGTCCGACCCGACTACTTCCGTTGCCCCCCGGACCTGACCCAGATGCTGCTGGAGGCCGACGCCGCGGTGCTGATCGGGGACGTGGCGCTCCGGGCGTACTACGAGGCGCCGCAGCGGGGTCTCACCGTCACCGACCTCGGGCAGGCGTGGCGGGAGTGGACGGGCCTGCCGATGGTCTTCGCGGTCTGGGCCGTCCGCCGTGACTTCGCCGCCGCCCACCCCGGCATGGTCAAGGAGGTGCACGAGGCGTTCCTGCGTTCGCGGGACCTGTGCCTGGCCGAGTTGGACCAGGTCGCCGAGGCGGCGGCCCGCTGGGAGACGTTCGACGCGGCGACCCTGGCCACGTACTTCCGGGCCCTGGACTTCTCCCTCGGCGGCCGTCAGGTCGCCGGGCTGCGCGAGTGGGCCCGGCGGGCCACCGCGATCGGCGAGGCCCCGGCGCTGCCGGACGGCGGCCCGGAGTTCTTCGCCGGCTGA
- a CDS encoding MFS transporter: MSFTTEASRWPDVWLAATARGTTICGDFLAATALALALQGAGAGGLAVSGLLLAATLPLVVLAPLTGRLVDRVDSRTLLVTVGLAQAVICTLLAVAEHPIVVVSLVALLACGLAVSQPCLAALLPVMVRPADLPRASAISQNAVSLGALGGPVLAGLLVGQFGTRVPLLLDAATYLALVVAGLLLRTRRGGRQPATAAPGPVRGEDHRGTDLGWRLRRDPLMLVMVASTAVVIAAIGGINVIEVFFIRETLHGSATTYGLVGAAWMAGMLPGSWLAARLARRFDDAALIRGVLVSLAVCSLLVLLAAGVPSAGLLVPLWLVAGAANGGENVFANLLTTRRVPEAMRGRAYASYGAAVQGGSMAGYLVGGALLTAVSPRPLIAGAGVAGLLVVLVFVPVVARAVRRPPSGEADGRHRGAGLATSGRPAEPEPEAADTVGSWLSASHARGSGTSSS, from the coding sequence CTACCGCTCTCGCACTGGCGTTACAGGGTGCCGGGGCGGGAGGGCTTGCCGTCTCGGGGCTCCTACTCGCGGCCACCCTGCCTCTGGTCGTGCTCGCGCCGCTCACCGGCCGGCTCGTCGACCGGGTGGACAGCCGCACGCTGCTGGTGACCGTCGGCCTCGCGCAGGCGGTGATCTGCACGCTGCTCGCCGTCGCGGAGCACCCGATCGTTGTCGTGAGCCTCGTCGCGCTGCTCGCCTGCGGGCTCGCGGTGAGCCAGCCCTGCCTGGCTGCGCTGTTGCCGGTGATGGTCCGTCCCGCTGACCTGCCACGGGCCAGTGCGATCAGTCAGAACGCCGTCTCCCTCGGCGCACTCGGTGGGCCGGTGTTGGCCGGCCTGCTGGTGGGGCAGTTCGGCACCCGCGTACCCCTGCTTCTCGATGCCGCGACCTACCTGGCGCTGGTGGTCGCGGGCCTGCTGCTGCGGACCCGGCGTGGCGGCCGCCAACCCGCCACCGCAGCGCCGGGGCCCGTGCGCGGAGAAGACCACCGGGGTACGGACCTGGGCTGGCGGCTGCGCCGTGATCCGCTGATGCTGGTCATGGTGGCGAGTACCGCTGTGGTGATCGCGGCGATCGGCGGCATCAACGTGATCGAGGTCTTCTTCATCCGGGAGACGCTGCACGGCTCGGCGACCACCTACGGCCTGGTGGGCGCGGCCTGGATGGCCGGCATGCTGCCCGGTAGCTGGCTCGCCGCCCGACTCGCCCGCCGGTTCGACGACGCGGCCCTCATCCGTGGGGTGCTGGTGAGCCTGGCCGTGTGCAGCCTGCTGGTGCTGCTCGCCGCCGGGGTGCCGTCTGCTGGCTTGCTGGTGCCGCTCTGGCTGGTGGCCGGCGCGGCGAACGGCGGCGAGAACGTCTTCGCCAACCTGCTCACCACCCGCCGGGTGCCAGAGGCGATGCGCGGCCGGGCGTACGCCAGCTACGGCGCGGCGGTGCAGGGTGGCTCGATGGCCGGCTATCTGGTCGGCGGCGCGCTGCTCACGGCTGTCTCGCCCCGCCCGCTGATCGCCGGAGCGGGCGTGGCGGGTCTCCTGGTGGTGCTGGTCTTCGTGCCGGTCGTCGCCCGCGCGGTACGACGGCCGCCGTCGGGCGAGGCCGACGGACGACACCGCGGTGCGGGGTTGGCCACTTCGGGCCGGCCCGCCGAGCCGGAGCCAGAGGCCGCGGATACGGTCGGGTCATGGCTGAGCGCATCGCACGCCCGCGGGTCGGGCACATCCAGTTCCTGA